Part of the Roseomonas sp. OT10 genome, GCCCTCCTTCACATCGCGCGTGCGCGTGCTCGGCTGCCAGTTGCTGCTGAATTTGATTCCATAGGGTGGATCGAGAAAAATCATCTGCACCTGGCCGCGAAGACCTTCCTTCTCCGCCAGGCTGTTCATCACCAGCAGGGAGTCGCCCAGGATCATCCGGTTCGACCAGTTCTCGGCGTGCTGGTAGAACTCGAGCCGCGCCGCCTCATCCGTGATGCGGTCGAAGCTGCCGAACAGATCGGCCTGCGGTGCCGCTTCCTTCGCCGACACGCGTTGCAGATCGCGGATCAGCGCCTCCGGATACAGCTTCTCCTGGATGTAGACGGGCACCGTCTCGACGCGCAGCGGTGCGCTGTCTTGCGCATCCTTCCCGCGCCAGACCAGTTGCGGATCCAGGTCCGGGTTGCGCGGATAGAGCTTGGGTTCCGCCCGCGCCTCCTCCTCCGCCATCAGCGCCGCGGTCTCCGCGGTCGGGATGTTCTTGCGCGCGATATCGGCGGGGTGGACGAGCGTCTCCACCTCAGTGGCGAGTGCGTCGGGTTTGAGCTTCTTCGGGCGGGCCATGCTGCGCTGTCTTCCGGGTTCAGGCGGCGCGTGAGAGAGCGTCGGCGTTCAGCCGCCGCCGGATGATCTCATCCACGCCATAGGGTCCATCCACCCGGCAAAAATCCCAGCGGCCGAAGCGCCCCAGCGCGTTCACCGCCGGCACCCAGAGTTTGCGCATGGTGTCGTGCTTTGCGTCGTCCTGCGCGGTCTGGCGGCCCTTCACCTCCAGCACGAGGTGCAGCGGATCATCCGGGCCGCGACCGTCATCCACCACCACGATGAAGTCGGGCCGGTAGTGGCGCTCGGTGCTGCCATCCACATAGGGCACTTCGAAGCCCAGCCGGTCGTTCTTCACGTAGCGCAGCACCTCCTGCATGCCGTCCAGCGCCTGGGCCGCCGCGGCCTCCCAATTCTCGTCGCAGACGATCAGGTTGACCTGGCATTTCTGCGCGTCGGGGGTCCAGAAATTCGTCTTGGTGGTGGCGAAGCTGACATGACGGCTGCTGCCGGCCTCGTTGTAGGGGTCCAGGATCGGCCGAAGCGTGCCGGGACCAGCGACTTCGGGCGTGCATGCGCGGAAGATGCGCTCCGCGGCCTTGTCGCCGATGTCACGCCACAGCAGGTAGGCCGGGAAGGTACCGCCGATGCAGGTCAGGCATTCCGCCATCCAGCGCCGCGTGATGGTGAGCAGCGGCGGGAACAGCCAGGGCTTCAGGTGGTCCTCGCTGTCGCGGAACCAGGTGCGCAGCGTGTGGCCCGCCAGGTGAAAGGCGATGGTGGTGTCGCGCTGATGGCGCAGGTCGTTCAGCGTCAGCGTGTGCTCGGCGCCGATGATGGCGGCGCTGACGGCTTCGGGCGGCGCGTCCGTCGGATCGATCTCGAGGCGGCTCTCGTTGGTGAAGGCGGCGGTGATGCGGCCGGGCGGCAGCAAGGTGCGATAGCCGATCACGCGGGGGAAGCGGATTTCCAGCGCCGCACGCTCCGGCAGCACGGCATGGATCTGGGTGGTCTTCTTCGGCGGGGTGTAGTCGGCCTTGGAATTGGCCGGCACGAAACTGAACGGGATGCCCAGCACCTCGGCATATTCCGGCGCGAACATCGCATTGCCGGCGTCGTCCACGCCGACCGGGTCATAGGAGACACGGCGCAGCGCACGGCCGATCACCTGCTCGCACAGCAATTGCGTGCCGAAGGCGCGCACACCCAGCACATGGGTAACGGTGCGCGCGTCCCACCCCTCGGTCAGCATGGAGACGGAGACCACGCAGCGGATAGGCTCGCCCAGCCGGCCGGGCTGGCCGACGGTGTTCATCACCTCCCGCAGCAGGTCACTGTCGGTGACCGTCTCGGCATCCGCATGGCGACCGCGGGCGCGGAGTTCGCGCTTGAAGGCGTCAATCTCGGGACCAGCCAGCTTCCGGAAGTTGTCCGACAGGGCCTCGCCGGATTCGAGTTCTTCGCTGTCGATCAGGATGGTGACGGGGCGCTCCACCATGCTGCTCTGGCCGATGCCGGCCTGGGTGACGTTGGAGAGGAGCGGCAGGTTGCCGGGCACGATGACGCGGCGCTCCGCGCCCGCGGCGTCAGTCTCGATGCGCTCGTAGCCGGCGATCCAGTCATGCACGAGCTTCGAGGTGGCGGTGTTGTTGCAGACCACGATAAAGACGGGCGGCGTGCTGCCGCCGCGGCTGGCCCAGTTCTCGAACACCTGGCGGTAGTGGCCGTATAGCGCCTGGAGCGCGCCGGTGAGCTGGGAGGGAAGCTGGTCCGGCGTGAGCGGCTTGCCCTGCTTGGCCCGGCCAGCCTTGGGCAGCTTCACATCAGAATGTTCCTGGATGTAGCGATAGACGTGGCGATAGACCGGCTCGTCGGCGCCTGGCAGGTCCTGCACCGGGACGCGCGGCACCTTCACGATGCCGCATTCGATGGCGTCGATCAGCGAGAAGTCGGAGACGACCCAGGGGAAGAGCGTGCCCTCGGGGTAGCCTGAGCCGCGCAGGAAGAAGGGCGTGGCGGAGAGATCGTAGACCAGGACAGGCTGGCCGACGACGCGTTGCAGAGCCTCGATGCCGCTGATCCAGAGGCGGGCAGCGGCGTTGTTCTTCTTGGCCTCCGCCTTGCCTTCAGCGTCGAGCTTCGCGCTGGCGTCATCCGCTGCGCCGACCTTCTGGCGATAGCAGTGGTGGGCTTCGTCATTGATGACGATGATGCGCTTGCGGCCAAGCAGGTCCTTGCAGATGCGCTGCGCCATCTGGCCATCGGTTTCGGGGCGCTCGACCTTGCCGGTGCGGCCGGCCAGGATCTCCTTCGCCAACTTCGGCGCCTCGAGCGTCTCGCGCTTCTTGAAGGCGTGGAAGTTGGTGATGACGATCCGGGCGCGCTGGAGGTCGTCGCGCAGCTCCCGCGGCACGATGTCGAGGGCGGCGTAGATGTTGGAGGGGTCGGACGGGTGGAGCACGCGCAGGCGGTCCCTCACCGTCAGGCCGGGGGCCACGATCAGGAAGGCGTCGGTGAAGCGGGTCGAGTTGCGCGTGCGCGCGGCGTTGAGGGTCTGCCAGGCAATCAGCATGCCCATGACGGTGGTCTTGCCGGCGCCGGTCGCCAGCTTGAAAGCGATGCGCAGGAGGTCCGGGTTGGCCTCCGAATTGAGGGTACGCAGCCGTTCGGTCTCGGCGCGGGGGGCCACTTCGGTCAGCCAGATGGCGGTCTCAACCGCCTCGACCTGGCAGAAGAAGAGCGGGCGCGCGCGGCCCTGTTCCCGCCAGTGGCGCAGCAGGCGGGCGGTGACGGGCGTGACGGGACGCAGGCCCTGTTCGCCGAGGGAGCGCCATTGGGCAACTTTGGCCCTGATTTCATTGATGTAGTCGTTTGGCTGGCGCTTCCCGTACTCATCCTCCAGGTCGAGGGTGGCCTGGGCCTTCACCTTGTGCTTCGGCGGGGGGACGGGGACGATGAATTCGCTGCGCCGCCGGCCGAGCGCCGGGGTGCCGGTGGGGATGCCGCTCTCGTCGAGCTCCCAATGGCGGGAGGGTTCCGCGAAGGGGCTGTTGAGAATCGGGTTGTCGATCACGGGGCCTGTCACGCCCCGAAGATGCCACGGACTTTGCCTTCGCATAATGGCCATGTGGCCGCGGCCGTTACTTTCCCGACCCGTCATTGCCGAACAATTCGCCCTGGCTGCGCCAGCATAGAGGGAATGGTTCCAACAGGGCGGCCAGGGCGACCGAGGGCATATGCCGCCCATCGAGGGCGTTGGTTACGAGGTCGGGTGCCAAGAGGGTCAGGCGGAGCAGGCTGCCGAGGTAGCCGCGTTCGATTCGCTCCGCCTCTGCCATTTCGGTGATGGACGCGTAGCGCCCCTCGTCCAGCATCCGCTGGTACCGGAACCCCCTGGCCAACGCCTTCACCAGCGTCGGGTCGGCGCGCGTCGTGACCGGCGCCACGCCATCGGTCATCGGCGTCACGACGGTCTTCCGGCCCGGTCGGTGGCGGATTGCCAGCGGCACCCGGACAGTGATGCTCGTCGCCGTCGTCATGCTGCCGTCATCAGTGCGCTGGGCGAGATGGCGGTGAGGTCGCGGACCAGGCCGCCGAGCCCGTCCAGCCGCAGCCGAATGTCGGCACCGGCCGGGCCCACCACCACCCGCTCCACCAGCGACCGCACGATCCGCGCCTGCTCCGCCGGAAAGAGGTGTTCCCACAGCGGGTCGAGCCGATGCAGCGCGTCGTGGGTCTCGCCCTCGGTCAGGTCCGGCGCCTCCACGCGCGCCGCGCGCCAGGTGCCGACCACGATCTCCGGTTGGCGCAGCAGCGCCCGCACCTGGTCCACCACCGCCGCCTCGATCTCGGCCGCCGAGACCCGGCGCACAATGCTGGCGTCGCCGGCAGCATCACCCTTCAGGACCCGCTGGGCCACGTAGTAGCGGTAGAGCCGACCGTTCTTCCGCGCGTGGGTCGGCGACAGTGCCCGCCCGTCCACACCGAAGATCAGCCCCTTCAGCAGCGCCGGCGTCTGCGCCCGGTTCTGGTTGGCGCGGATTCGCGGGCTGACCTGCAGGATTGCGTGTGCCCGGTCCCAGAGTTCCCGCGACACGATCGCCTGGTGCTCGCCGGGATAGACCTGCCCCTTGTGCGCAGCCTCCCCGACGTAGGTCCGATTGTTCAGCAGCTTGTAGACATCACCCTTGTCGAGCGGTCGTCCGGCCTTGCTGGTGGCGCCCTCAGCCCGAAGGCGCGCCACCGTCTCGATGCCCGACCCGGTCTCGGCGAAGATCTCGAACACGCGGCGGACGCGCAGAGCCTCCTCCTCGTTCACCACCAGCTTGCGGGCCACGACGTCGTAGCCGAGCGGCACCTTGCCCCCCATCCACATCCCTCGCGCCCGCGACGCTGCGAATTTGTCGCGAATGCGCTCGCCGATTACCTCGCGCTCGAACTGCGCGAAGCTAAGCAGGATGTTGAGCGTCAGCCGGCCCATGCTGGTAGTCGTGTTGAAGCTCTGCGTCACGGACACAAAGGTGACGCCATGCGCGTCCATCACCTCGACCAGCTTGGCGAAATCCATCAGCGAGCGGCTGAGGCGATCAATCTTGTAGACCACGATCACGTCGACCAGGTCGGCCTGGATATCGCGCAGGAGCCGCTGCAGCGCCGGCCGCTCCAACGTGCCGCCGGAGAAGCCGCCGTCGTCGTAGCGATCGCGCACCAGCGCCCAGCCCTCGGCGCGTTGGCTGGTGATGTACGCCTCGCAGGCGTCGCGCTGCGCGTCGAGGGTGTTGAACTCCTTGTCCAAGCCCTCGTCGGTGCTCTTCCGCGTGTAGACCGCGCAGCGCAGCTTCTTTGTGCTGGCGGGCATCGCCGTGGTGGTGGCGCGCATCTTCATGCGCCACCGCCTGGCTGGCGCAGGCCGAAGAAGGTCCAGCCGTTCCAGCGCGTGCCAGTGATGTGCCGCGCGATGGCCGATAGAGACCGATACGGCCGGCCCTCGTATTCGAAGTCATCGGCGCGAACGGTGACCACGTGCTGCACGCCCTGCCATTCCCGGATGAGGCGGGTGCCCGCCAGCGGCCGGCTGTCGGCGCGGATACGGCGAAGGACCACGTTGCCGCCGTCCAACTGCTCGCCCAGCGCCACCAGTCGATCGACGGTTTCGGGCTTCAGCCCGCCATACGCGAGCTCCTGGATGCGATACGCGAGCCGGCTCTGGATATAGGCCCGGTTCCAGGGCGGCGGCTCCTTCCCGAAGAGCTCCCGCCATTGCTGCTTGAGCGTGGCGGTCGGCGCCGCCTGCAGCGCGGCGAGCCGGCTCAGCACCTGCGTCGGTGGGATCGTCGGGATGGTGGGCGCCGGCGCGGGCGCGGCGGTGGATCGTCTGGTCATGCGAGTCCCTTCCTGTTGGGGTTCGCATGCAGGCGCTGGTGGGCGGTGGAGTGTAGGCGAACCTCTCCCGCCCCCCGAGCTATCTCGGCACTCCGCGCATCGTCCTCGGCATCGCGGCTGCGCAGCCGCACCAGCCCCCGTGCCAGGATGCTGCAGACCTCCCGGAGGTGCGGCGGGAGGTGCTGGTTCATCGGGCCGGATGCGGGAAGGCTCATCCCAGGCTATTACTCGGCAAGGCCAGAATCCGTATCACGTGACCGTTGCGGCGCGCTCACAACCTCAGATAGAAAGATTACGAATCATCCATCGGAGCTTCGCTTGGCCAAGAACGTCCGAAACTTCGTGAACCGCCTGTTCATGCAGACGGTCGACCTTGGCCTCCTTCAAGAACTCCTGGCGCCACATGAGCCAGACATGGCCTTTAAATGGCTTGAGCTTCCTGAAGACGAATCTGCCCAGCGGGACGCCCTCTTTCACCTCTTCCGGGAGCGCGGTGACGAGTTCCCCGATGTATTGTTGGATGCGCTTCACTCAATACTGACTCTTTCGACGCCGAATGGAGCGCGGGCGCTTCAGGAGATTGCCGATGAGCGCGGCGTGCGATTGGCCGAGGAGGCCGAACCGGCACCCGCCGACGATCGGAAGCGCCTGACCGCGCGCCATCTCGCTCTGATCGCCTACCTGCACCACCGCGATATCTTTCAGCGAGCGGTCCATCGGCACGCGTTTTTCGCATCATCCCCCCTCAGGCTGATCGGAGCCAGGAAGGGAGTGGTGCCGCGGCACGAGGACGAGGCCGCACGGGAAGCCTTCAAAGCCGCCTGCCGGGAATACTTCGCGCGACGTTACCAGGGGCGCATTTGCGACGTTTACTGGTACCCGGAAGCCACCCACATCAACCTGCTGGTCGAGCACGGGATGAACGCCGTGATCCTTCCCGTAGAAGAGGGCGGCCGGCAGACGACACGTCCTGTCCGCGAGATCACAGCAGACGCCATTTGCTTCGAGCCGGAGACGGGGCTCATCAAGGTGGCGGCCCGCGCCAAGGTCGAGCGCCTGAAGCTGGTACAGCTATTCGCCGAACATCTCCTCGACGATCCCGACTTTTTCTCTGGTCCGAAGAGCGATCAACTTTACCATCTGGCGCCCATCGAAAAGAAAGGCACCACCTGGAAGTTCGAGAACGACTGGGACGACGATCTGAAAAGCGTCAAGGTCGTCGAGATCGAGATCGATGAGGGGCAAGCAGGCAAAGGCGGCCGCGGAGGTTCCCCGTGGAGCCTCCGCATGACCGACACCCTGAATTCCGTGTCCCGGGTCGAGCGCGTATGCCCAGACATCGATCTCTCGACCTTGAGGGTATCTGGGCTGAAGATGCGGATGCGCTTCGAAATCGACGGGGAGCGACGCGACGTCACGGTCGCGATCAAGGTGCCCAACACAGTCTCCTTTCGCGACCATCTGCTCGAGGCCCGGATATTCGAGCACCTTCGGCTCAACGGATTTCTGATGGATGACGACCCTGCTCGCCTCGCTGCTGCAGCAGATTGATCTGCATCCCATCCGCGCGCTGCCCGCCGCAGCCTGCGTAGGGTGGGAGCCACTTCGAGATCACCTCCGCCAAGTGGGCATCCTGGCCTGGCGTCCACCGCTGGACGAGGCGGACGCAGCGGATGTCGAGTTTGTCGATGGCGAGCCCTACCTCACCGTCGTCCAAGATGATCTGCATGCGCGTTCGCTCGACATCGACTTTCGCGCGACGGCGGTCGCAATCCGCCGCGACAGCGGGATCACGGGTCCGCCTTTGGAACTGCTGGACGCACGGGTTGTGCGCATCGGTGCCGTCCCGGCCAAACCGTACCCGTGCGGCGTCTACCTGGTGCGACTCCTGTCCGACCGGAATGCGCTGGACACCTTGTCGGCCATCAAGGCACGCCATGGTGCGGGTCGCGTGATCATCATGACACCGACATTGCGCTTCCTCAGTCCCGAGACGCTTCGTTTGATTCAGCCACTCGGCATCACCATCAGCCCCGTCGCCGAGCGCATAGCTGGCGCCCTGCCCGCACCTTTCCGAATGCTGCTCGACGATCTTGTCAGCGGACAGGAGGCGGCTCCGCGCGAGGATGCTTTGCAGATCGACGAGATTCGCTCGGTTGCGGCCTTTCGGGGCAGCGAGCTTTCGCTGACCCCCCGTGAATTCCACGCCCTGCGAGAACTCGCCGGTGCGGCTGCCGACCGCGATCCCATCGTTTCGAGGGGTGCGATCCTGGATGTTCTCGCCAGATACTCGACCCATGGCGAGGAGCCGAGAGACGAGCAGGTGACACTGGTCATCTCGGCCATCAAGAAGGTCATTGCGGCAGCAGCGTCACCGGAAGAGAAAGCCTCGGACGCGCTCATCCGGACCGTTCGCGGTGTAGGGTACGAGCTTCGGCTGCCGGCTGACCGCATCTGGTTTCGACGCTCGGACGCACGAGCAGAATAGCTTCCACATAGGTTCGGATAGCTTCCACACAGGTTGAATCCCCCCCGCGAACGGCACGGTCCGCCCATCAACTCGATGGAAAGGACCACCGATGGGTTCCCGCCCCAATCTCCCCGACCTCGCTCCGGCCCACCATCTCGCCGGAGTTGCAGCCTCGGCCCTGTGCCGCAGCCTCGGCCTGCCGCCTGAGGATCGCGAAGACTTCCGCCAGGATCTTCTTGTCGATCTTTTGACCCGTCTTCCTGCCTACGACCCCGCGAAGGGCGAGTTCGGCGCCTTCGCTCGGGTCTGCATCCGGAATGCTGCCGCACTGATCGCCGGCAAAGCCCGTCGCCAGCGCGCTGCCCGCCATCCGCGTTCCCTCGACGATGCCGTTCCCAACACCGAAGGCCTGACGCTGGGCGACACCATCGCGGAGGCGGATGGATACGGCGCGTGGTGCGGCCAGTCCACCGACGCCATCGGCGCGCTGGAACGCCGCCTCGACCTGGAGCGCGCGGCCGGTGCAATCGCCCCCGAGGACTACCCGCTCTGCGCAGCGCTCAGCGAGCACACGCCGCACGAGTTCGGCGAGCAGAAGACGATGCCGCGCATGCGCATCTATCGCCGCATCCGGGAAATCCGCCTGCGGCTGCTCGCCGCCGGCATCCCCTCCGCCGCCTGATACGGATTTGGAGGTGGATGAGTAATGGCTGTCATGGACACCAACATCACCGACATCCGCGCAGTGGTGGCGCCTCTCACCGAGGCTTCCCTCTGCACCTGGCTCGGCGCCGCGGCGCCTGGCGACAGCATCACCTACCACCGTGGCGCGCTCGGCCGGCAGGTCTGCCCGCAGTTGCAGTGCCTGCCCGAGAACGAGCGCACCGCGCTCCAGCGCCTGGCGGCCCGTGCCTGGAAACTGGCCGAGCTCGGCCTCGCCGACATCGTGCAGCGCCGCCACGGCTACGAGGACTACGCCTACATCCTCGTCGCCCGCCGTCGCCCGCGCCGCACCGCCTCCACCATCCTGCCGATGCTGCTCGCGGAGGCCGCGTGATGGACG contains:
- a CDS encoding winged helix-turn-helix domain-containing protein encodes the protein MTTLLASLLQQIDLHPIRALPAAACVGWEPLRDHLRQVGILAWRPPLDEADAADVEFVDGEPYLTVVQDDLHARSLDIDFRATAVAIRRDSGITGPPLELLDARVVRIGAVPAKPYPCGVYLVRLLSDRNALDTLSAIKARHGAGRVIIMTPTLRFLSPETLRLIQPLGITISPVAERIAGALPAPFRMLLDDLVSGQEAAPREDALQIDEIRSVAAFRGSELSLTPREFHALRELAGAAADRDPIVSRGAILDVLARYSTHGEEPRDEQVTLVISAIKKVIAAAASPEEKASDALIRTVRGVGYELRLPADRIWFRRSDARAE
- a CDS encoding sigma factor, yielding MGSRPNLPDLAPAHHLAGVAASALCRSLGLPPEDREDFRQDLLVDLLTRLPAYDPAKGEFGAFARVCIRNAAALIAGKARRQRAARHPRSLDDAVPNTEGLTLGDTIAEADGYGAWCGQSTDAIGALERRLDLERAAGAIAPEDYPLCAALSEHTPHEFGEQKTMPRMRIYRRIREIRLRLLAAGIPSAA
- a CDS encoding recombinase family protein, whose amino-acid sequence is MKMRATTTAMPASTKKLRCAVYTRKSTDEGLDKEFNTLDAQRDACEAYITSQRAEGWALVRDRYDDGGFSGGTLERPALQRLLRDIQADLVDVIVVYKIDRLSRSLMDFAKLVEVMDAHGVTFVSVTQSFNTTTSMGRLTLNILLSFAQFEREVIGERIRDKFAASRARGMWMGGKVPLGYDVVARKLVVNEEEALRVRRVFEIFAETGSGIETVARLRAEGATSKAGRPLDKGDVYKLLNNRTYVGEAAHKGQVYPGEHQAIVSRELWDRAHAILQVSPRIRANQNRAQTPALLKGLIFGVDGRALSPTHARKNGRLYRYYVAQRVLKGDAAGDASIVRRVSAAEIEAAVVDQVRALLRQPEIVVGTWRAARVEAPDLTEGETHDALHRLDPLWEHLFPAEQARIVRSLVERVVVGPAGADIRLRLDGLGGLVRDLTAISPSALMTAA
- a CDS encoding BPTD_3080 family restriction endonuclease — protein: MTGPVIDNPILNSPFAEPSRHWELDESGIPTGTPALGRRRSEFIVPVPPPKHKVKAQATLDLEDEYGKRQPNDYINEIRAKVAQWRSLGEQGLRPVTPVTARLLRHWREQGRARPLFFCQVEAVETAIWLTEVAPRAETERLRTLNSEANPDLLRIAFKLATGAGKTTVMGMLIAWQTLNAARTRNSTRFTDAFLIVAPGLTVRDRLRVLHPSDPSNIYAALDIVPRELRDDLQRARIVITNFHAFKKRETLEAPKLAKEILAGRTGKVERPETDGQMAQRICKDLLGRKRIIVINDEAHHCYRQKVGAADDASAKLDAEGKAEAKKNNAAARLWISGIEALQRVVGQPVLVYDLSATPFFLRGSGYPEGTLFPWVVSDFSLIDAIECGIVKVPRVPVQDLPGADEPVYRHVYRYIQEHSDVKLPKAGRAKQGKPLTPDQLPSQLTGALQALYGHYRQVFENWASRGGSTPPVFIVVCNNTATSKLVHDWIAGYERIETDAAGAERRVIVPGNLPLLSNVTQAGIGQSSMVERPVTILIDSEELESGEALSDNFRKLAGPEIDAFKRELRARGRHADAETVTDSDLLREVMNTVGQPGRLGEPIRCVVSVSMLTEGWDARTVTHVLGVRAFGTQLLCEQVIGRALRRVSYDPVGVDDAGNAMFAPEYAEVLGIPFSFVPANSKADYTPPKKTTQIHAVLPERAALEIRFPRVIGYRTLLPPGRITAAFTNESRLEIDPTDAPPEAVSAAIIGAEHTLTLNDLRHQRDTTIAFHLAGHTLRTWFRDSEDHLKPWLFPPLLTITRRWMAECLTCIGGTFPAYLLWRDIGDKAAERIFRACTPEVAGPGTLRPILDPYNEAGSSRHVSFATTKTNFWTPDAQKCQVNLIVCDENWEAAAAQALDGMQEVLRYVKNDRLGFEVPYVDGSTERHYRPDFIVVVDDGRGPDDPLHLVLEVKGRQTAQDDAKHDTMRKLWVPAVNALGRFGRWDFCRVDGPYGVDEIIRRRLNADALSRAA
- a CDS encoding DUF2924 domain-containing protein — its product is MTRRSTAAPAPAPTIPTIPPTQVLSRLAALQAAPTATLKQQWRELFGKEPPPWNRAYIQSRLAYRIQELAYGGLKPETVDRLVALGEQLDGGNVVLRRIRADSRPLAGTRLIREWQGVQHVVTVRADDFEYEGRPYRSLSAIARHITGTRWNGWTFFGLRQPGGGA